One genomic region from Drosophila subpulchrella strain 33 F10 #4 breed RU33 chromosome 2R, RU_Dsub_v1.1 Primary Assembly, whole genome shotgun sequence encodes:
- the LOC119550711 gene encoding uncharacterized protein LOC119550711: protein MLVASEFQTLCSDLFSDSMTHVCSAKVPESLTKKYRNRMISPKDPYSIYQLDSRNTSYLLVFHFEDMPDCQTIQLTDVHNLNCQTNTGESKNLYFGYSHRMCYNYTMDLTSALKEHCGARGYEENMQSGYYYTNHDPNPDIRSEVNAGALMGLPTLLICLIISILLLAILHWKTSRL from the coding sequence ATGTTGGTGGCCAGCGAATTTCAAACGCTCTGCAGTGACCTGTTCTCAGACTCCATGACCCACGTCTGCTCGGCCAAGGTGCCGGAATCCCTGACCAAGAAGTATCGCAACCGGATGATAAGCCCCAAGGATCCGTATAGTATCTACCAGTTGGATAGTCGAAACACCAGCTACCTGCTGGTCTTTCATTTCGAGGACATGCCCGATTGCCAGACCATCCAACTGACCGATGTGCACAACCTCAACTGCCAGACGAACACTGGTGAATCGAAGAATCTGTACTTCGGCTACAGCCACCGCATGTGCTATAACTATACGATGGACCTGACCTCGGCTCTTAAGGAGCATTGTGGCGCCAGGGGCTATGAGGAGAATATGCAGTCGGGTTATTATTACACCAACCACGATCCAAACCCGGATATCAGAAGCGAAGTAAACGCCGGTGCTTTGATGGGACTCCCAACTCTTTTAATATGTCTGATTATATCCATCTTATTGCTCGCAATTCTGCACTGGAAGACATCCCGTTTGTAG
- the LOC119551982 gene encoding putative gustatory receptor 59b, whose amino-acid sequence MVYPLVKIYFGYSLAIGITSRKLANQRFYSTLFSRTYALVANIITLTVLPFVMWQVRLVFETKMHFPQLILITYNVRYLVSYAVISYTVLSRGFRDIAFNEMQPLLQRLLQKESRCSAIRCGRKSLIVLIYVKFFTIMWLCLTETIFLFYSSEPMNIVNIARFIFLTNASNILNMVPMGYFLAMWHIARGFDNMNQRLDKIITSKSSKHLKELQELWLLHTDLTKTALRINKIYGPQMLASRFDNFIIGVIQAYWGAFFTFRVSTPIFWIVYGSVQYQIRALDYYLNDYLTDLVVEYQSSAKHSWSEIHWTKETSSYVIYANSLKLQLRTCGLFPANRSMWFDMVSGIWYYILVLLQFHFIMEK is encoded by the exons ATGGTTTATCCGCtagtaaaaatatatttcggCTATTCGCTGGCAATTGGAATTACTTCGCGAAAACTAGCCAACCAAAGGTTCTACAGTACATTATTTTCTCGGACTTATGCTCTAGTTGCAAATATCATAACGCTTACAGTGCTGCCCTTTGTAATGTGGCAAGTTCGCTTGGTTTTCGAGACAAAAATGCACTTTCCGCAGCTCATTTTGATTACCTATAATGTGAGATATCTGGTGTCATATGCGGTAATATCATATACAGTCCTATCGCGTGGATTTCGAGATATAGCTTTTAACGAAATGCAACCATTGCTGCAGAGATTACTTCAGAAGGAAAGCCGATGTAGCGCTATACGATGTGGAAGGAAATCCCTAATAGTTCTTATATATGTCAAGTTCTTTACCATAATGTGGTTGTGCCTTACGGAAACCATATTTCTCTTTTATTCGAGTGAGCCTATGAATATAGTCAATATAGCTAGATTTATTTTCCTGACTAATGCCTCGAACATTCTGAATATGGTGCCTATGGGTTACTTCCTTGCCATGTGGCATATTGCTCGAGGCTTTGATAATATGAACCAACGATTGGATAAGATTATAACATCAAAATCCTCTAAGCACTTGAAAGAGCTGCAGGAACTATGGTTACTTCACACCGATCTCACCAAAACAGCCTTAAGAATAAATAAGATCTATGGCCCCCAGATGTTGGCCTCCCGCTTTGATAACTTTATAATTGGCGTAATACAAGCCTATTGGGGAGCCTTTTTTACCTTTCGTGTATCCACTCCTATTTTTTGGATAGTGTACGGAAGTGTTCAATATCAAATCCGTGCACTAGACTATTATCTCAACGATTACTTGACCGATTTGGTCGTGGAGTACCAGAGTTCAGCCAAGCATTCCTGGAGTGAAATTCACTGGACGAAAGAG ACAAGTTCCTATGTGATCTACGCCAATAGTTTGAAGTTACAGCTGCGGACTTGTGGACTTTTTCCAGCGAATCGAAGTATGTGGTTCGATATGGTCAGCGGCATTTGGTATTATATTTTGGTGCTACTGcagtttcattttattatggAGAAATAA
- the LOC119549899 gene encoding putative gustatory receptor 59b, whose amino-acid sequence MRRIVQVYNAYAMVIGMTSYVTIGGKFRETRISQIYAVVMNAIALTFLPMGFWRSAHLMTMAEWLPSYMWIIPYVLYSINYAVIAYTLLSRCFRDAMLLDLQIIIVQVNREMSRTGKEMNSKLRRMFALKTFTLSYLCISYILVVSVYQWRMPWSYILYGQLVNTFLTIQIVSTYFYFVSFWQIARGYDFVNQHMEDIISDTSMDSKDQVEELRSLWALHASLSRTARRINRHYGPQMLATRFDYFMFSIINGYMGTIYSKYDHSASVEKIYGALIYWIRSVDFFLNDYMCDVLTEYQRQTKCYITEGEMSKELSSFLIYNNSMRLDLMVCGLYPANRNKWLQMVGSIIVHSIMLIQFQLVMSTK is encoded by the exons AGGTGTATAACGCATACGCCATGGTCATCGGGATGACGTCATACGTGACAATCGGTGGGAAGTTCAGGGAAACGAGGATTAGTCAGATTTATGCGGTGGTCATGAATGCCATTGCCTTGACCTTCCTGCCGATGGGTTTCTGGAGATCGGCCCATTTGATGACGATGGCCGAATGGCTGCCCTCCTACATGTGGATAATTCCATACGTCCTATATTCGATTAACTATGCTGTAATAGCATACACCCTGCTTTCAAGATGCTTCAGGGATGCCATGTTGCTGGATCTACAGATCATAATAGTCCAAGTAAATCGGGAAATGTCCCGAACGGGAAAAGAAATGAATTCAAAACTGCGTCGAATGTTTGCTCTGAAAACCTTTACTTTGAGCTACCTATGCATTTCCTACATACTCGTAGTAAGCGTTTACCAATGGAGAATGCCATGGTCTTACATTTTATACGGCCAACTAGTCAACACTTTCCTAACCATCCAAATTGTCAGCACATACTTTTACTTTGTTTCCTTTTGGCAAATTGCCAGAGGTTACGACTTTGTCAACCAGCATATGGAGGATATTATCTCAGATACATCCATGGACTCCAAAGATCAGGTAGAGGAACTCCGTAGCCTGTGGGCTCTGCATGCAAGCCTAAGTCGGACTGCCCGAAGGATAAACCGGCATTACGGGCCCCAAATGCTGGCCACCCGTTTCGACTACTTCATGTTCTCCATCATCAACGGATACATGGGGACGATCTATTCGAAATATGACCATTCTGCTTCGGTGGAAAAGATTTACGGAGCTCTTATCTATTGGATACGAAGTGTAGACTTTTTTCTAAACGACTATATGTGCGATGTGCTTACCGAATATCAAAGACAGACAAAGTGCTATATCACCGAAGGCGAAATGTCCAAAGAG CTGAGTTCTTTCCTGATCTATAACAACAGCATGCGACTGGATCTGATGGTTTGTGGACTCTATCCGGCAAATAGAAACAAATGGCTGCAAATGGTGGGCTCTATTATAGTCCACTCCATAATGTTGATCCAGTTTCAACTGGTGATGAGCACGAAATAG
- the LOC119549903 gene encoding glycine-rich cell wall structural protein, translating into MKAIFVFVAVIFALLSVLEAVPAPQFGFGRFGGGYPYGGFGGGYPNYGGFGGGYPGYGGYNNGFGGASASSSSSAVANSFGGGGFYR; encoded by the coding sequence ATGAAAGCTATTTTCGTGTTCGTCGCTGTGATTTTCGCACTCCTCAGTGTCCTGGAGGCTGTGCCCGCTCCCCAGTTTGGTTTCGGTAGATTCGGAGGCGGATATCCTTATGGCGGATTCGGTGGCGGATATCCCAACTACGGCGGCTTCGGAGGCGGATATCCTGGCTATGGTGGCTATAACAACGGCTTCGGCGGAGCCAGTGCCTCCTCATCTTCCTCGGCCGTTGCCAACAGTTTCGGCGGCGGTGGCTTCTATAGATAA